The Xiphophorus maculatus strain JP 163 A chromosome 5, X_maculatus-5.0-male, whole genome shotgun sequence nucleotide sequence gcggcggtgtGGCTAATGAAgaataataaatcatgaaagGGTTTTTCAGGTGCAGCTGCGAGAGgagggtgtgcgtgtgtgtgtgtgtgtgtctctatgtgtgtgtgtgagagagagagagagagacgcaaagagaggaggagagggagggtGTTTGTGCgcgagagagaaagagagagagagaggcggaGAGAGACTCAGTCTGCCCTTCGCCTCAGAGCGCAGCCAGTTTGGGTCCCCGCAGCATTCAACCGAGTCGAAGAGGTACAGTCACCAagactactttttttttcccacttacGTCCATTTTCAAGAcggaagctttttttttttttttgactaaaaacaaaaaaaaagagagcaacgAAAACAGCAACTATAGCTCGAAGTTATTTTTGGAAATCCTAAAAGACGAAGAGAAACTTTTTGATtcgttttttttctggcatttttgAAGAGTTtctgccaaaagaaaaaaaaaatacaaaaaatacaaatccaaggcaaaaaaaaaaaaaaaaattggtgaaGATTGATGGAGAAACGCTGAGATTGTTTTTGAACATCGCGCCACAAGTCTGTAAAGGAAGGGGGTCAGCCGCATGGGTCTTTGGCGTCTGTGATTCCTCACCTCAAACCAGACCAGAGCACCTCCACAACTGCTCCagtagtaataaataaatgtgagtCGGTGTCGGACCGCCGTCTTTTTCCTGCCTGAGCGTTTTACTCGACAGCGATTCGAGATTCCTGCGAAGCTATTGGACTTGAACTCCTAGCCGAGGAGGCGGAGTCTTAACTTATTAAAAGGAACTTTCGGAGGTTCGGGCGCCAGCAAATATGATGATGATGTCTCTGAACAGCAAGCAGGCTTTCACCATGGCCCACACCAGCCTGCCGGAGCCCAAGTACTCCTCGCTGCACTCATCCTCGTCCTCCACTCTGACTTCCAACGCACCGTCGTCCTCCTGCTCATCCTCCCGCCACAGCAGCaccatcatcagcagcagcggcagcagcagcagctcggaGGTGATGCGCAGAGCCTGTCTCCCAACCCCACCGGTACGTATTCTGCATAATCACTGCTTAAAGGCACATTTTGACAgcccactttttctttttttttcttctgcttgatgtttttttcatgtctgCACAGCAAATCACCCAACAcctccatattttttttctcactctgctCAACTTATGTATTCAGCCGGCTTTGCCTTTCGTATTAATTTTTATGACCTGGGATGTTGCATGTGTCTTGTTTTGTGTGCTCCCccttttttatgatttctttttttttctctcattctggaaatgttttaaaccGAGGAGTGGAGGGAGAATTCCCTGCTGACAGTTATGTGTGCATTCTATTTGCAATTGCAGAGCAATATATTCGGAGGCTTGGATGAGAGTTTGTTGGCCCGGGCTGAAGCTCTAGCGGCGGTGGATATAGTCTCGCAGACCAAGAGCCACCACCACCCTCCACATCACAGTCCCTTCAAGCCGGACGCGACCTACCACACAATGAACACGCTCCCCtgcacctcctcttcctcctcttcctcgtcggTGCCTATTTCTCATCCGTCCGCCTTGGCTAgccaccaccatcaccaccaccaccaccaccaccaccagcctcACCAGGCGCTGGAGGGGGACCTGCTGGACCACATCACCCCGGGACTCGCGCTGGGAGCCATGGCAGGGCCGGACGGCTCGGTGGTTTCCACGCCTGCGCACCCTGCCCACATGGCTGGCATGAACCACATGCACCAGGCGGCCATCAACATGGCCCATGCCCACGGGCTACCGCCGCACATGGGCATGAACGACGTGGACGCCGATCCTAGGGACTTGGAAGCGTTCGCGGAGAGGTTCAAGCAAAGGAGGATCAAACTCGGGGTCACCCAGGCGGATGTGGGGTCAGCTTTAGCCAGCCTTAAGATTCCCGGAGTGGGCTCCCTCAGCCAGAGCACCATCTGCCGCTTCGAGTCCCTCACGCTCTCCCACAACAACATGATCGCTTTGAAGCCCATCTTGCAAGCGTGGCTGGAGGAAGCCGAGAAATCGCACAGGGAGAAACTTAACAAGCCCGAGTTGTTCAACGGCGcggagaagaagaggaagcgCACGTCGATAGCCGCGCCGGAGAAGCGCTCGCTGGAGGCCTACTTCGCCATCCAGCCGCGTCCCTCCTCGGAGAAAATCGCGGCGATCGCTGAAAAGCTGGACCTGAAAAAGAACGTGGTGCGGGTCTGGTTCTGCAACCAGCGGCAGAAACAGAAACGAATGAAGTACTCCGCATGCGTCtaaaagagggagagaaagagagctaGAGAGAGGGGAACACCACCACAAAAGACTTGGAACTGAATAAAGATGATTTGTATCATATTTCCTAACTCACAACCCTCTTTTTCAATCATAAGACTTTGAActtcgaaaaaaaaaaatcctgcaaacgaacaatgagtgaaaaaaagagaaaaactcaccACGACTCTGTCAGAGGAAGATGTGGAGTCAATAAGGCATCGTTTGACGGAGCAAGTAAGAACCACTGTTTCCACTTACTATGCCTCACCTTTCTAATGCCAGCGCAGTCAGAGTTGCttcgatttttatttatgattccTTTTAAACGCTGATTATTATTTCCCGACAAAAGCAgcatttttgtggtttatttCTACTCAAAACGAGGTTGTTCTAATTCAAAGCACTTGGTTGATGCTCCTATTTTAGGCTTCTGAGCTACATTTTCTTCCCTTCGAGTTCATGACAATGCAGTCTGACATTTATTCAGGTCCGTGGGGGGATTAAGCGGACAGTTGGTCCTGAAAGCTAATATTAGATTACTGCCAAATAACCTTCTGTAAATTAACATCTTAGTTGTCAAACACTTCATTTTGTGTCTAAATGTGTTATTCTTTTCACCTTTTTCGTTGTTAGCTCTAAACCAGGGATCTGTTTTTGAGATTCCCGGCGTTTGGACTCAGATAGG carries:
- the pou4f2 gene encoding POU domain, class 4, transcription factor 2; this encodes MMMMSLNSKQAFTMAHTSLPEPKYSSLHSSSSSTLTSNAPSSSCSSSRHSSTIISSSGSSSSSEVMRRACLPTPPSNIFGGLDESLLARAEALAAVDIVSQTKSHHHPPHHSPFKPDATYHTMNTLPCTSSSSSSSSVPISHPSALASHHHHHHHHHHHQPHQALEGDLLDHITPGLALGAMAGPDGSVVSTPAHPAHMAGMNHMHQAAINMAHAHGLPPHMGMNDVDADPRDLEAFAERFKQRRIKLGVTQADVGSALASLKIPGVGSLSQSTICRFESLTLSHNNMIALKPILQAWLEEAEKSHREKLNKPELFNGAEKKRKRTSIAAPEKRSLEAYFAIQPRPSSEKIAAIAEKLDLKKNVVRVWFCNQRQKQKRMKYSACV